The genomic segment AGCTTTAAGGTTATAAATTTAAGTTTGTGAAATAAAGTTCCTGATTCTACAGATTTACCGCAACTACATTTACTAAGGCGACAACTAAAAGGTTTCCTCCCTTTTATATAAACAGTTAATTCGCATCGTTTGCAACTATAACTACCAGTCCATTTTAATTCTACTAAAACTCCTATTCTAAAATACTTTTTATACTTTTTCCAACGGGATGATTGGCTTTAAAAATAAAACCTAACAAATTGGCTGCGGTTTGGGCAATTTGATCCTGGTAAATTTGCATTCCTTTTTTTACCTCTCCCAAAGGCTTAATTCCTGGCCCCAAAGCAGCCAACCAAGTTTCATCAGATTTAGGATTACCTCTTCCATGTCCAGTCCATTTTTTGCCAACTCCCCTTCCATGATCGGGATATACTAAAATTGCCGTTTTTCCTTTATAATTAGGATCTTTTTGTATGGTTTCCCACAAGTTGGCAATCATACCATCTATAAAATGTGCCGCATCTAAATAACTATTATACTTTCCTGAATGACCATAGTTATCTGTGTCCGCAAAGTCTATATGTAACACTTTTGGTTTTTGTGCCTTAAAATATGCTTTAGTTAAGCCAAAAGTAAGAGCATCTGGCCTACATTCACCAAAATACTCTGGAACAAAATGCTGAAGTTCATTGGCTAACTTTTGTGCTTCTGTTAAATTTGTACCTTCTACATCTTCTCCTGGTAAATTAACCAACATGCCATTGCGATCTCTGTTTAATATTCTTCCTAAAGCATCCCAAGAAGCAAAAGTGGCAACTTTTCCTTTATAGCCAGTCTGATTATTGAAAAACTCCAATACATTCTCATTAGGATTATTGGGATACCCATTGGAATTTACTTTGGGGTCATAATATCCACATAGCGTTTCACTTCTACCAGGGTAAGAAAACCAATATTCATTTTTAACGTTTACTTTATTTCCTAAATCACGATTTCCATAAAGCTGTCCTTTTTCGGCGATAGTTTCCCAGAAAAAGGGCATTAATTTTTTTCGTCTTTCGTTGGCTGTTTTTGCCCAATATTTTTTATCCTTGACCAATAAAGAATCAGCTCCCTGAAAAACTTCTTGCCAACGCAATCCATCAACAGAAATAAGCACTATGTTTTCAATTTTACTTTTTTGAGCAAAACTAATGAATGACAATAACAAAGCGAGTGCTAATATTTTAATTTTTAACATGGTTATTTATTTAATTTAAAAGTTATTAAGAATTACAAAACACGATGTGCCTTTATGATAAGGTTTTAATTATTATTAATACAGTTTTCCCTTTTAAAATATGTACATCCTCTTAAAAAAAATGTACATAATTAAATATTTAATAAACTTGAATTGTAATCTTTCTAAAGTTTTTTTAAAACTGATATTTGGTTTCATTTATAAATATTTAATCTTAATTAATTAGAATAACTTTACAAATATGCAAAATATTTTACTAATATTACTATTTTAAAATTTAATAAACTTATTTTTGTTATCGAAATTTAACGTTAACCAATCATTTTAATAGAATTCGTAAATGGATAAAAAGAAGGTCGTAATTATTGGAGGTGGAACTATAGGCACAGGAGTTGCCTACTATGTAAGTAAAATGGGAAAAGCAGAAGTTATTTTAGTTGATAGAGATTATATTGGAAGTGGTAACACTTCTTCAGCTGCTTCTTTAATAACATTAGCACGATCCAAAAAATCAATAGTTCCATTGGTTAAAGAAACTATTACCGCCATTGAAGAAATGGAAGTACTCTTGAACGAGCCTTCGGGCGTAATGAAGGTAGGTAGTATTCATGTTGCGGCTTCTGATGCTACTGAAAAAAATATTAGAGGTCTTATGAAAATTGCCGACGAATTTGATTTAAACTACGAATGGTTATTACCTAACCAAATAAAGGAAAAATTACCATGGGTTGATATCGAAAATGTTAGGGGTGGTGCATTTATGAAAGATGACTGCTATTTGGAGTCTACTGTTTTAGCCAACAACTACGCAAAAGCCGCCATAAAATACGGAACAGAAATAAAACAATATACAACAGTAGAAAAGATTTTACATACAAATGGTAAAATAACTGGAGTTAAAACCCAAGATGGTATTATTGAATGTGATATGGTGGTCGATGCTGCTGGAGCTTGGAGCAATTTACTATCAATGCCTATGAACGAGGCAATACCAATGGCTCCTGTAAGAAGCATCTATTGGCTTACGGGTAAAAGACCTGAACTTTTTAACGCCAATCAACCTATAGCAATTTTTCCAGATGCTTCTACGTATTGTAGACCAGATGGAGAGGCGCTTCTTTTTGGAATAAGAGATAAAGAGGGTGTACACATAAATCCAAAAGAGCTTCCTAATAATATGCTTGGTTTTAAAATGATAGATGACGAAGAACACTGGAACATTCTAATGAATGAAGGAGACGGATTTCAAAAATTCTTTCCAGAGTTTCAGGATATGGAAATTGCCCATTGCATTTCTGGTATTTCTACCTACACACCAGACGCCTCTTTAACGGTAGGAAAATCAAATTACGTTGAGGGTCTGTACATTGCAACTGGATGTTCTGGAGCTGGTGTTGCCACTTCTGGCGGCTATGGTAGAATTATTGCAGAGTTAATTTATAATAAACCTTTATTCACAGAAATTGAATCGTTTAGTATTAACCGATTTGGCAATATTGATCCGTTCGATAATGATTTTAGACAACAATGTGCAGATGCTCGTTCTAAGAAAAAAGAAGGATAAATAGAATAATCTATTTGTTTTTTAAAACTATACAAATAAGAAGTTGGTATAATTTTGTATTATTTTAAATATGAATAACAACATCCCAATCACCTTTTTTATAAATATCAAAAACTACTCTACTGGAAAAGTTATCATACATAAAATTTACTGTAATTTTTTTCATTGGAAATTTTACATTTGTTAAAATTACACCGCCAGTTGTAAGCTCTGTAACACTATTATTATCATCGGTAACTATTAACTGAGCATTTACCATATTACCCGCAGAATTCACCCTAATTTTAACTTGATTATAGTTGCCTAAATTTAAGTTTAGGTCTTGAAAACTTACTTTTTTTACTTCTCTTTTAGATGTTACTTTGTAAGGAACCGCATACAAACCAATATATTTTCCTTTTTTAAAATAACCGCTTTGAACCTCTTCTTCTTCATCAGATTTTTTAATTGTTAAGACTCCTTTACCATCCATTTCTCCCTTTCTAAAACCTCCTTTATACATATTACCATTTCCCCAAATATAAGTACCAGTTCCATGAGGTAATCCTTTTTTAAAATTTCCAATATAAGAATCCTGTTCTCCTTTAGCTTCACCCCATCCATGAGCATATCCTTTTTTACATTTACCTTTGTAGGTAGAACCGATTGTTTTGAGTTTTACTCTACAATCTAATTGACCAACTACAGCATTTACAAAAAATAAACCAAAAATAATTATATAAATTTGTTTTCTCATAGCAAAATATTTTATTATTTTGTGGTTTAAAATAGAGAATTCCAGTGAATTATTTTATCCATTAATTATTGGAACAATTTGTACTAATAATAGATTTCCCTTCCAAATTCCAACTACTTTTTATTGGAACGCATAAATGATTTAGAGCTGTAACTGCCACATCTACTGTTCTTGGGGTATTGTTAAAATTACTTACTGTTTCT from the Polaribacter cellanae genome contains:
- a CDS encoding NAD(P)/FAD-dependent oxidoreductase — protein: MDKKKVVIIGGGTIGTGVAYYVSKMGKAEVILVDRDYIGSGNTSSAASLITLARSKKSIVPLVKETITAIEEMEVLLNEPSGVMKVGSIHVAASDATEKNIRGLMKIADEFDLNYEWLLPNQIKEKLPWVDIENVRGGAFMKDDCYLESTVLANNYAKAAIKYGTEIKQYTTVEKILHTNGKITGVKTQDGIIECDMVVDAAGAWSNLLSMPMNEAIPMAPVRSIYWLTGKRPELFNANQPIAIFPDASTYCRPDGEALLFGIRDKEGVHINPKELPNNMLGFKMIDDEEHWNILMNEGDGFQKFFPEFQDMEIAHCISGISTYTPDASLTVGKSNYVEGLYIATGCSGAGVATSGGYGRIIAELIYNKPLFTEIESFSINRFGNIDPFDNDFRQQCADARSKKKEG
- a CDS encoding alkaline phosphatase family protein; the protein is MLKIKILALALLLSFISFAQKSKIENIVLISVDGLRWQEVFQGADSLLVKDKKYWAKTANERRKKLMPFFWETIAEKGQLYGNRDLGNKVNVKNEYWFSYPGRSETLCGYYDPKVNSNGYPNNPNENVLEFFNNQTGYKGKVATFASWDALGRILNRDRNGMLVNLPGEDVEGTNLTEAQKLANELQHFVPEYFGECRPDALTFGLTKAYFKAQKPKVLHIDFADTDNYGHSGKYNSYLDAAHFIDGMIANLWETIQKDPNYKGKTAILVYPDHGRGVGKKWTGHGRGNPKSDETWLAALGPGIKPLGEVKKGMQIYQDQIAQTAANLLGFIFKANHPVGKSIKSILE